ATTCTCGACGCGGACCCATTCGTGATCTTCGGTAAAGTAAGTGGCTGCCATCTCAATTATCCTTTGTGGTAGCGATGTGGAGTAAAAGGGAGTGAATGAATTTCCACGGGGATGCGGTTGCCCCGCACCTCAGCAAAAACCTTGGAACCCAGCGCAGATAAATCTTTGCTGACATAGCCCATGGCAACTGGGAAACCAGCCGACGGGCCGAAGCCGCCTGATGTGACCAACCCGATCTTGTTGCCATCGGCATCAAAGAGTTCAGCATCGGTGCGTACCGGCTGGCGTCCTTCGGGCTTCAAGCCAACGCGCTTCTTGGTCGAACCCGTTGCAATTTTGGCAAGGAGTGCCTCGGCACCGATAAAACCTGCTGTCTCGCGCACAGGCTTGGTGATAGCCCAGAGCAATCCGGCATCAACGGGATCATAGTCCGGCGTGATATCATGGCCGTGCAGACACAGGCCCGCCTCAAGACGCAGGCTGTCGCGGGCGGCAAGCCCAACCCAGGCAACACGATCATCGGCAAACAAGCGTTTAACCAGCGCGCGCGCGTCAGCTTCGGGTAAACCGATCTCAAAGCCATCTTCACCCGTATAACCGGAGCGGCTCATGAACCATCCCGGTTTCGGTTCAAATCCATGCATGAAAGCAAGTTCGGTTCCGGCAATACCGGCGTCGCGCAGCACATTCACGGCCTCAGGTCCTTGAATGGCGAGGAATACCCGGTCCAGCGCATCGATCTTGCAGTCAAATCCCTTGGCCACGCCGCGTAGGTGCGCTTCATCCGCTGCCGCATTTCCGGCGTTAGCAACGACCATGAAATGCTCGTCGCCCAAACGGGTGACGATCAGATCATCGAGAATACCGGCTTCATCATTCAGGAAGAAGGTGTACTTCGATTGACCCGCCTGCAACGAGGCTGCATCAAGTGGACAAGCGCGCGAAAGCAGAGCTGCAGCTTCAGCTCCCGCAACATCGAACAACTGCATATGCGAGATGTCGAACAGGCCAACCTTCTCACGCGTGTGCAAATGTTCCTTCATCACACCAAGCGGATAAGTGATCGGCATAGACCAGCCCGCAAAGCCGCCAAAGCG
This sequence is a window from Phyllobacterium sp. T1293. Protein-coding genes within it:
- the gcvT gene encoding glycine cleavage system aminomethyltransferase GcvT — its product is MGTEENLKQLPLDDLHKAANARFGGFAGWSMPITYPLGVMKEHLHTREKVGLFDISHMQLFDVAGAEAAALLSRACPLDAASLQAGQSKYTFFLNDEAGILDDLIVTRLGDEHFMVVANAGNAAADEAHLRGVAKGFDCKIDALDRVFLAIQGPEAVNVLRDAGIAGTELAFMHGFEPKPGWFMSRSGYTGEDGFEIGLPEADARALVKRLFADDRVAWVGLAARDSLRLEAGLCLHGHDITPDYDPVDAGLLWAITKPVRETAGFIGAEALLAKIATGSTKKRVGLKPEGRQPVRTDAELFDADGNKIGLVTSGGFGPSAGFPVAMGYVSKDLSALGSKVFAEVRGNRIPVEIHSLPFTPHRYHKG